The following proteins come from a genomic window of Candidatus Aminicenantes bacterium:
- the ftsW gene encoding putative lipid II flippase FtsW, which produces MVKHSGIDRTLLMVSLLLIAIGFLMIFSTTPVLAREKFGDSFHFFKKQLVWLALGLVVFVAMILSRAPFYLNQRLIMAVMALAFTGLSLVFFFQKINNTSRWIRLAGFSVQPSEFAKIILVLYLAMMLSRRDGDVNNAKNLGLILLPVAFMEGLILKEPDFGNFLLIAVITLVMLFVAGVRLKFFVIFFALLLPLLLLLIRADPMRSERIKSFLNPEVYASGQGFQALQSTYAIGSGGLFGQGIGNSTQKLFYLPYAYSDFIYAIIAEELGFFGALTVIALFVVYYLRGMIIARQSDNPHTYLLVTGLVFLIALQSMVNISVAVGLFPTKGIPLPFISSGGTSLLSSLMITGIILNVSRQRKVVFGHD; this is translated from the coding sequence ATGGTTAAGCACAGCGGCATCGATCGCACCCTGCTGATGGTCTCGCTGCTGCTGATCGCCATCGGCTTCCTGATGATCTTCAGCACCACCCCGGTCCTGGCCCGCGAAAAGTTCGGCGACAGCTTCCATTTCTTCAAGAAGCAGCTGGTCTGGCTGGCCCTGGGATTGGTGGTTTTTGTCGCCATGATCCTGAGCAGGGCGCCGTTCTACCTGAATCAGCGGCTGATCATGGCCGTCATGGCGCTGGCCTTCACCGGGTTGTCGCTGGTCTTTTTTTTCCAAAAGATCAACAATACCAGCCGCTGGATCCGTTTGGCCGGCTTCTCGGTGCAGCCGTCCGAGTTCGCCAAGATCATCCTGGTGCTCTACCTGGCCATGATGCTGAGCCGAAGGGACGGCGACGTCAACAACGCCAAGAACCTGGGCTTGATCCTGCTGCCGGTGGCCTTCATGGAGGGGCTCATCCTCAAGGAGCCTGATTTCGGCAATTTCTTGCTGATCGCCGTCATCACCCTGGTCATGCTGTTCGTGGCCGGCGTGCGCCTGAAGTTTTTCGTGATTTTTTTCGCGCTGCTGCTCCCGCTGCTCTTGCTGCTGATCCGGGCCGATCCCATGCGCAGCGAGCGGATCAAGAGTTTCCTCAATCCGGAAGTCTATGCCAGCGGGCAGGGATTCCAGGCGTTGCAGTCGACCTATGCCATCGGCTCCGGCGGGCTTTTCGGCCAGGGGATCGGCAATTCGACCCAGAAATTGTTCTATCTCCCCTACGCCTATTCGGATTTCATCTATGCCATTATCGCCGAGGAGCTCGGCTTCTTCGGCGCCCTGACCGTGATCGCCCTCTTCGTCGTCTACTATCTGCGCGGCATGATCATCGCCAGGCAATCCGACAACCCCCATACCTACCTGCTCGTGACCGGGCTTGTTTTTCTGATCGCGTTACAGTCGATGGTCAACATTTCGGTGGCCGTCGGTCTTTTCCCCACCAAGGGCATTCCCCTGCCGTTCATTTCCTCGGGCGGAACATCCCTGCTCAGCAGCCTGATGATCACCGGGATCATCCTCAACGTGTCGCGCCAGCGCAAGGTGGTTTTCGGCCATGATTGA
- a CDS encoding UDP-N-acetylmuramoyl-L-alanyl-D-glutamate--2,6-diaminopimelate ligase — MKYLDELLGRQESLAWRGNLHVPVAGIEYDSRKIKKNDCYVSIKGFVKDGIVYAADAIGNGASAVVSVHPPPPDHLQATWVQVKNDRRVLSQMANRFFDNPSQKLRVIGVTGTNGKTTTVGLIQALLNAAMAKTAAIGTLSMNFPGCSRETHLTTPEAPELFAFMAEAVKAGCRNLAMEVSSAALSLLRVEDIGFAQAVFTSFSGDHLDFHQTMENYFEAKLSLFKKIGAEQWAIINGDDPMGERIIKEVNCRYVTFGFSAQADIRPLKYHFSLDGIKALLQTPRGKIEIQSRLLGRFNLLNIMAAVSSALASDLALDKISAGLSEFVPVKGRVNIAHAGDFLVVVDYAHTDDALENLLKAFREISPGKLILVFGAGGDRDRTKRPRMGRVAASLADWVVLTSDNPRREDPQAIIDEITAGFAAGFRNFSREVDRKKAIEKALDMAVAGDVVLIAGKGHEDYQIFKDRTVHFDDFEVVHAKMGKAHA; from the coding sequence CGGCATCGAGTACGATTCGCGGAAAATCAAGAAAAACGACTGCTACGTTTCCATCAAGGGCTTCGTCAAGGACGGGATCGTCTACGCCGCCGACGCCATCGGCAACGGCGCCAGCGCGGTGGTTTCGGTGCATCCGCCGCCGCCGGATCACCTCCAGGCCACCTGGGTGCAGGTCAAGAACGACCGCCGCGTCCTCAGTCAGATGGCCAACCGCTTTTTCGACAACCCTTCCCAGAAATTGCGGGTGATCGGGGTCACCGGGACCAACGGCAAGACGACCACGGTGGGCTTGATCCAGGCGCTGCTCAACGCCGCCATGGCCAAGACCGCGGCCATCGGCACCTTGAGCATGAACTTTCCCGGCTGCAGCCGGGAAACCCACCTGACCACCCCGGAGGCTCCCGAGCTGTTCGCCTTCATGGCCGAGGCGGTCAAGGCCGGATGCCGCAACCTGGCCATGGAGGTGTCCTCGGCCGCCCTCAGCCTGCTGCGGGTCGAGGACATCGGGTTCGCCCAGGCGGTTTTCACCTCCTTTTCCGGCGATCACCTCGATTTTCACCAGACCATGGAGAATTATTTCGAGGCCAAGCTCTCGTTGTTTAAAAAGATTGGTGCCGAGCAATGGGCGATCATCAACGGCGACGACCCGATGGGCGAGCGCATCATCAAGGAGGTGAACTGCCGTTATGTCACCTTCGGCTTTTCAGCCCAGGCGGATATCCGGCCTCTGAAATATCATTTTTCCCTGGACGGCATCAAGGCGCTGCTGCAGACGCCGCGCGGGAAAATCGAGATCCAGAGCCGTCTGCTGGGCCGCTTCAACCTGCTCAACATCATGGCCGCGGTCAGTTCGGCGCTGGCCAGCGACCTGGCCCTGGACAAGATCAGCGCCGGCTTGAGCGAATTCGTCCCGGTCAAGGGCCGCGTCAACATTGCCCATGCCGGCGACTTCCTGGTCGTGGTCGATTACGCCCATACCGATGACGCCCTGGAAAACCTGTTGAAAGCCTTCCGGGAAATCTCGCCGGGCAAGCTGATACTGGTTTTCGGGGCCGGCGGCGACCGCGACAGGACCAAGCGGCCGCGCATGGGCCGGGTGGCCGCCAGCCTCGCCGACTGGGTGGTGCTGACCAGCGATAACCCGCGCCGGGAGGATCCGCAGGCCATCATCGACGAAATCACGGCCGGATTCGCCGCCGGTTTCCGCAATTTCAGCCGCGAGGTCGACCGTAAGAAAGCGATTGAAAAAGCCTTGGACATGGCCGTTGCCGGAGACGTGGTCCTGATCGCCGGTAAGGGCCATGAAGACTACCAGATCTTCAAGGATCGCACCGTGCACTTCGATGATTTCGAAGTGGTTCACGCCAAGATGGGGAAGGCCCATGCCTGA
- the murC gene encoding UDP-N-acetylmuramate--L-alanine ligase — protein MIETSRIKKIHFAGIGGSGMSGIAEVLHNMGFQISGSDIAENETVRRLAAKGIRIAIGHARENVGAAEALVYSSAITEDNVEVLEALKNKLPVIPRAEMLAELMRMKFSLAVAGTHGKTTTTSMIATILTQAGLDPTYVVGGKLKVQGSGAKLGSSRYLVAEADESDGSFLKLFPTIAVITNIENDHLEFYGRMKKLLQAFRDFADKVPFYGTVILNNECPNIIKIRPAIRKKIVTYGFAAGADVRAVGVKTSGFASSYRLALQGLERGVLRLNVGGRHNVANSLAAVCAALEVGVSLETIQASLENFSLPERRFQVLYASPSLLVIDDYAHHPSEIKATLKTLRSSSCRRVIAVFQPHRFTRLQILMKQFATAFRVADIVVIAELYTANQKEIPGVNSKVLADHIRSQGQENVFYLESFAQIRDFLRARLSPGDGLVFLSAGNLTQLAHDFAAEMEALKK, from the coding sequence ATGATTGAAACCAGCCGGATCAAGAAAATTCATTTCGCCGGCATCGGCGGCTCGGGCATGTCCGGGATCGCCGAAGTGCTTCACAACATGGGGTTCCAGATCTCCGGATCCGACATCGCCGAAAATGAAACCGTGCGCCGCCTGGCGGCGAAAGGGATCCGCATCGCCATCGGCCATGCCCGCGAGAACGTCGGCGCCGCGGAAGCCCTGGTCTATTCCAGCGCCATCACCGAGGACAATGTCGAGGTGCTGGAAGCGCTGAAAAACAAACTGCCGGTCATTCCCCGGGCTGAAATGCTGGCCGAGCTGATGCGCATGAAATTTTCCCTGGCCGTGGCCGGGACCCACGGCAAGACCACCACCACCTCGATGATCGCGACCATCCTGACCCAGGCCGGCCTGGATCCGACCTACGTGGTCGGCGGCAAGCTGAAAGTGCAGGGCAGCGGCGCCAAGCTGGGTTCGTCGCGCTACCTGGTGGCCGAAGCCGACGAGTCGGACGGCAGTTTCCTGAAACTGTTTCCCACCATCGCCGTGATCACCAACATCGAGAACGACCACCTGGAGTTCTACGGGCGGATGAAAAAACTGCTCCAGGCCTTCCGCGACTTCGCCGACAAGGTCCCGTTCTACGGTACCGTCATCCTCAACAACGAATGCCCGAACATCATAAAAATCAGGCCCGCGATCCGCAAGAAGATCGTCACCTACGGCTTCGCGGCCGGCGCCGACGTCCGGGCCGTGGGCGTGAAAACGTCCGGGTTCGCCTCTTCCTACCGGCTGGCGCTGCAGGGGCTGGAGCGGGGGGTGCTGCGCCTGAACGTGGGCGGCAGGCACAACGTGGCCAATTCGCTGGCCGCCGTCTGCGCCGCGCTGGAAGTGGGGGTGAGCCTGGAAACCATCCAGGCCAGCCTGGAGAACTTCAGCCTGCCCGAGCGGCGTTTCCAGGTCCTGTATGCCAGCCCGTCGCTCCTGGTCATCGATGATTACGCCCATCATCCCAGCGAGATCAAGGCCACGCTGAAAACGTTGCGCAGCAGCTCCTGCCGCCGGGTCATCGCCGTCTTCCAGCCCCACCGTTTCACCCGGCTGCAGATCCTGATGAAGCAGTTCGCCACGGCGTTCCGGGTCGCGGACATCGTGGTCATCGCCGAACTGTACACCGCCAACCAAAAGGAGATCCCGGGCGTCAACAGCAAGGTCCTGGCCGATCATATCCGCAGCCAGGGGCAGGAAAACGTCTTCTACCTGGAGTCCTTCGCCCAGATCCGCGACTTCCTGCGCGCGCGGCTCAGCCCCGGCGACGGTCTGGTATTCCTTTCCGCCGGCAACCTCACCCAGCTGGCCCACGATTTTGCGGCGGAGATGGAGGCGCTGAAAAAATGA
- a CDS encoding UDP-N-acetylmuramoyl-tripeptide--D-alanyl-D-alanine ligase: MPELRIDEIAAVVSGQVSRAGRISAFSDFQFDTRAMAAHSLFFALKSAKADGHRYVKDLDAIPGAGAVVRKDFAERHVQVPLIRVADPLRAAQQLAVHVREKYRSITYVGITGSAGKTTTKEFIFQILASKFRSFRSPQNWNNSIGLPFSLLKLTGKEEAAVFELAMSDPGIGEIDLLAGILKPEVAVLLNVFPVHLEFLKTLENAAKAKAEILNYLPADGCAFVNGDSALIRQAVAGKKGCKIFFGSQASRDQIVLKEVVRESNGSRLVIDAFGRKEEFVAPLISLAQVEDLFAAILVAQRLGMTNPEIQAALSALQTLAGRGQVREAGGFVIIDETYNSNPEALKKILKWVDGEYRQKKAAVLGDMLELGADELAFHVEAGRFFSGLHFDLLLAVGARAAKIAEGARLSGYPADRIQCFDQAVDAGKYLRAELRPGAVVLFKGSRGVALEKAITEFVHEK; encoded by the coding sequence ATGCCTGAACTCCGGATCGATGAAATAGCCGCCGTGGTCTCCGGGCAGGTCAGCCGTGCCGGGCGGATCTCCGCTTTCAGCGATTTTCAATTCGACACGCGGGCCATGGCCGCCCACTCGCTTTTTTTTGCCCTCAAATCGGCGAAAGCGGACGGCCATCGCTATGTCAAGGACCTGGACGCCATTCCCGGCGCCGGCGCCGTGGTCAGGAAGGACTTTGCCGAAAGGCATGTCCAGGTGCCCCTGATCCGCGTCGCCGATCCCCTGCGGGCGGCCCAGCAGCTGGCCGTCCATGTCAGGGAAAAGTACCGCTCGATCACGTACGTCGGCATCACCGGCAGCGCCGGCAAGACCACGACCAAGGAATTCATTTTCCAGATCCTGGCCAGCAAATTCCGTTCCTTCCGCTCCCCGCAGAACTGGAACAACAGCATCGGCCTGCCTTTCTCGCTGTTGAAATTGACCGGGAAGGAAGAGGCCGCCGTTTTCGAACTGGCCATGAGCGATCCGGGCATCGGCGAAATCGACTTGCTGGCCGGTATCCTGAAGCCCGAGGTGGCGGTCCTGCTCAATGTTTTCCCGGTGCACCTGGAGTTTCTGAAAACGCTTGAAAACGCCGCCAAGGCCAAGGCCGAGATCTTGAATTATCTGCCCGCCGACGGCTGCGCGTTCGTCAACGGCGATTCGGCGCTGATCCGCCAGGCGGTCGCCGGCAAGAAAGGCTGCAAGATTTTTTTCGGCTCGCAAGCCTCCCGGGACCAGATCGTCCTGAAAGAGGTGGTCCGCGAAAGCAACGGCAGCCGCCTGGTGATCGATGCTTTCGGCAGAAAGGAGGAATTCGTCGCGCCGCTGATCAGCCTGGCGCAAGTCGAAGACCTGTTCGCGGCCATCCTGGTCGCGCAGCGGCTGGGAATGACCAATCCTGAAATCCAGGCGGCCCTTTCCGCCCTGCAGACGCTGGCCGGCCGGGGGCAGGTCCGTGAAGCGGGCGGATTCGTCATCATCGACGAGACCTACAATTCGAACCCGGAAGCTCTGAAAAAGATCCTGAAGTGGGTGGACGGGGAATACCGGCAGAAAAAGGCCGCGGTTTTGGGCGACATGCTGGAACTGGGTGCCGATGAGCTCGCCTTTCATGTTGAGGCCGGGCGTTTTTTCTCAGGGCTGCATTTTGACCTGCTCCTGGCCGTCGGCGCGCGGGCCGCGAAAATCGCCGAAGGCGCAAGGTTGTCGGGGTATCCGGCTGACCGCATCCAGTGCTTTGATCAGGCCGTTGACGCCGGGAAATACCTGCGCGCCGAGCTGCGGCCCGGCGCCGTCGTCCTGTTCAAAGGCTCGCGCGGCGTGGCTCTGGAAAAAGCCATCACGGAGTTCGTGCATGAAAAATAG
- the murD gene encoding UDP-N-acetylmuramoyl-L-alanine--D-glutamate ligase: MKNSSIGVLGFGKTGQAMLEYLLVHEPQAPLLLFNDDAITDRERRDAFERRGVRFLIGADAFAELGACRLVITSPGFDGTTPRFSSLRARGVEIVSEIEYASGRIRAGIIAVSGSNGKSTTVSLIHHLLVRAGRTSILAGNIGVPFIAQTGEVGADSTVVLELSSFQLEEIVHFRADVAVLLNITPDHLDRYPSMAAYAAAKFNLFKNQRREDRMVLNADDPWLQDEKRLGPAKPLWFSSRHARGDGAVLENRDIVLSLGAGREKISLQRNPLRGVHNLENIMAAALACRAVGLTAREIEAGLESFRGLPHRMEAAGKVGRVEFINDSKATNVDAALKSIASIDDHLVVILGGKDKGSDFSGLEKPLREKAQRVLLLGKAAPLIAAQLRGLAEKMVTVRDLAEAVGSGYELLRRSGGVVLLAPACASFDMFDNFEHRGEVFKQEVRRLQDREKENG, from the coding sequence ATGAAAAATAGTTCCATCGGGGTTCTGGGGTTCGGAAAAACGGGCCAGGCCATGCTGGAGTATCTCCTGGTCCACGAGCCGCAGGCGCCGCTGCTCCTGTTCAACGACGACGCCATCACCGACCGCGAGCGCCGCGACGCTTTCGAGCGGCGCGGGGTGCGCTTTCTGATCGGCGCCGATGCGTTCGCCGAACTCGGCGCCTGCCGGCTGGTCATCACCAGTCCCGGCTTTGACGGCACGACTCCCCGCTTTTCGTCCCTGCGCGCGCGCGGCGTCGAAATCGTCTCCGAAATCGAGTATGCCTCCGGCCGCATCCGGGCCGGCATCATCGCCGTCAGCGGCAGCAACGGCAAATCGACGACCGTCAGCCTGATTCATCATCTGCTCGTCAGAGCCGGCCGCACAAGCATCCTGGCCGGCAATATCGGCGTCCCCTTCATCGCCCAAACCGGGGAAGTCGGCGCCGATTCGACCGTGGTCCTCGAGCTGTCGAGTTTTCAGCTGGAAGAGATCGTCCATTTCCGGGCCGACGTGGCCGTGCTGCTCAACATCACCCCCGACCACCTGGATCGCTATCCTTCCATGGCGGCGTACGCGGCCGCGAAATTCAATTTGTTCAAGAATCAGCGCCGTGAGGACCGCATGGTGCTGAACGCCGACGACCCCTGGCTGCAGGATGAAAAGCGCCTCGGCCCGGCCAAGCCGCTGTGGTTTTCAAGCCGCCACGCCCGGGGCGACGGCGCTGTCCTGGAAAACCGTGACATCGTTCTCAGCCTGGGCGCGGGCAGGGAGAAGATTTCCCTGCAGCGCAACCCTTTGCGCGGGGTCCATAACCTGGAAAACATCATGGCCGCCGCCCTGGCCTGCCGCGCTGTCGGCCTGACGGCCCGTGAGATCGAAGCGGGGCTGGAATCGTTCCGCGGCCTGCCGCACCGCATGGAGGCGGCCGGGAAGGTCGGCCGGGTCGAGTTCATCAACGACTCCAAGGCGACCAACGTCGACGCGGCCCTCAAATCGATCGCCAGCATCGACGACCATCTGGTCGTCATCCTGGGCGGCAAGGACAAGGGCTCCGATTTCTCCGGCCTCGAAAAACCGCTGCGGGAAAAGGCGCAACGGGTGCTGCTGCTGGGCAAGGCGGCTCCGCTGATCGCCGCTCAGCTGCGCGGCCTGGCCGAGAAAATGGTTACGGTCCGCGACCTGGCCGAGGCGGTCGGCAGCGGCTATGAGCTTTTGCGCCGCAGCGGCGGTGTGGTGCTGCTGGCTCCGGCCTGCGCCAGTTTCGACATGTTCGACAACTTCGAGCACCGCGGCGAGGTATTCAAGCAGGAAGTGCGGCGCTTGCAGGACAGGGAGAAGGAAAATGGTTAA